A stretch of DNA from Manihot esculenta cultivar AM560-2 chromosome 7, M.esculenta_v8, whole genome shotgun sequence:
cctcctcctcctcctcctcctcctcctccttcttcttcatcgattcttcctccttctgcttcttcttctacttctgcttctgcttcttcttcttcttcttcttcttctccttcttcttcttcttcttctccttcttcttctccttcttcttctccttcttcttcatcatcatcatcttcttcttcttcttcatcgattCTTCCTCCTTTTGCTTATTCTTctacttctgcttctgcttcttcttcttcttcttcttcttcttcttcttctccttcttcttctccttcttcttcatcatcatcatcttcttcttcttcttcatcgattCTTCCTCCTTTTGCTTATTCTTctacttctgcttctgcttcttcttcttcttcttcttcttcttcttcttcttctgcttcttctccttcttcttcttcttcttcttcttcttcttcttcttcttcttcttcttcttcttctccttcttctccttctccttcttcttcttcttcttctccttcttctccttctcctttttcttctttttcttctccttcatcatcatcatcttcttcttcttcttttcttcttttttgaggaggaggaggaggaggaggagaatggactatttcgttgacggaaaaaaagataagaacgttttaataaatgtgagaaaagatagggactattttgttgacgaaaagaaatgataacgatattttaatagatttctgaaaatatagggagagacgatttcgttgatggaaagaaacgatgagaagagactatttcgttgacagaaagaaatgCTAAGGACgctttaatagatatgagaaaagatatagACTATTTCAttaacggaaagaaacgataagaacgttttaatagatatgaaaaaatataaaaactttttaatagatttttgaaaatgtagggactgacttgttaataatagcaatatccaagaactaaataagaggttttatttgaggataaaattggattttaaaaattttctctctcatcctttatctaattttaacggaaaaaaggacggaatgactatttcgttaacgacaaaaaaaagataaggacgttttaatagatttttaaaaatatagggactgacttgttaataataacaatacttAGAGACTAATTTGTAAATCTccctttaaaatataaaattgaatttttttttaatgaaattttattaaaaatatattatatatttatactatataaaaaaattttttttttataaaattgaataaatcaatTGAAAACAATCAATAACATGCAATTCTATTAGTATGTTGGTcccctaaaaaatattttttttaatttcacccTCTCTCACATTTTctattatcatttctttttttttttaaatattatcatttcttttcttgtctcataattttctctcattttaatGGTTTCCCctctcttattttcttttcatatttttttcattttctcttaattttatctctctttttttctttttttttaccattttctcattttatttgcATTCCCTCgctttttttattaacttttactATTTTCTCATCATTTTTAAGATTTTctctaattttatatttttctcatttttttcatttcattacCTTTATTTTTCACTCagtaatagtaattttatttgtaataattattagatatataataattttaaggcTTACTAAATTCATCtaaaaatagtaataaaattcattatcgtaattgattttttttttcaatttacaaATATATTATTGACAGATTTAAAATCTGATAGTAAACTTATTAAcaaactattttttaatttttatcaatatattaataaattttaaaatttattgataactTATCATGAATTTTAAATCCATTGATAATTTCACTAATAAAAgtaatatttgatttttaattttttaatatttatcaatttaccattaaattttaaaatcgtTCCTAATGTTAATGAATTTTCCCTTAGTAATCaattattgaattattaatGAACTGAAATTCattagtaaaaaattataaatgatttttATAATTCGATAGTAATTTATTGTTATCAagagatttttatttaattatcaatAGAATATTCATTTATAAtgtagaaaaatttataatctaaaATTCCCTTTCGACGCAAAACTTTCCGAGGATGATCCACCACCAATTCTTCTACAGTCACATGCAGCAACCGAATCGATCAAATTCATATACCTTCAATCAAAACTCCTCCATAGACAGTGCATCAAAAGCAACCGAAttaatcaaattcaaatcctTTCAATCAAAACTCCTCCGAAGACAGTGCACCTGAAATAAAGAAAACACTGGAAAAAATCGAAACAAATgaaaagtaaaatgaaaaatatattttaaaatggtATCTTACCGATCAAAATATTAAGATCtgtaaaaaaatatctaaaaaaaaccATTACGGTAGAAAAAGAGTGTCAAGACAATAGACTCCTCCCTAGAATAGTCTTTTACCTTACTTTTTCTTCTCTccatttcttttctctctcctcttgtttctttttatttattaaataattaaatttaatatagttAGCAATAATTGACCTTTGACAACCCCCTTaccgaaattttaatttttttttttttaaatagtggAACAATTTGAGTTGTATCTAAGATCTCCGATCAAATATCTTCTCAAGGAATGGATTTTTCTTGCAACTTGTGATACTGCACTGTCTagttgaaaatcttcaaaaaagttataaatagtttaatttgtaTTACGCAGAAATCCAACGATTGACTTTAATTGCTCGTCTTATCCATGATATTGTTTCACAGGTAGAATCTGCAGAGACAGATGGAAACTGTGGCTCCAAATTCTATCAACATATCTCTATCAGATAAAGAAACTGGCTTAGTTGATTCTGATCCAGCGAAGCTTGATGCTGGTGCACTGTTTGTTCTCAAATCAAAAGGTATTATCACTACTCTCTTGCCCTCCTTTTATGCTCTATCTCAAGTTTAAATATGAGTATTAGCCAAAAAGAAATCAATCCAGAtgaatttctttaaattttttttttttatttgaaatagcGAGGAAGTTTGGCTGTTAGATTTAgattttcatttcaaatatCTGTCGGAGAAAAAGCTGAATGTTCAATTtcagctttttcttttttgtttattttggaGTTCGATTTAATTCATCTTTAGTAATTTTGTCTAAATCAACTCAAACGTCTCAATTTTGTCCAAATATAGTCATTTTTAGCTAAAATTtctttatagtttaaaaaatattactatttCATTCTTATGGTAAATAAGACTAGTCAATTAATGActcgaatttaaaaaatatattataatatttctttaatattaaaatatctattaattagtttttattaattttaatgattaaatatttactatttaatatttataatattaaaaaattcattactaATTGTTGgtcctttaattttaaaaatatctcaaatttcaaaatatgTGTATATTGATCCTCCTATTGTGattgttttaaatttttcttcaataggtaaaattaataaaatgactaattggtagttttttaaaatttcaaagatattttgatattttttttttaaaattgataaataattaagataaattatattttaatctctaaattttagaataattaacatattaattcatatatttttaaaactgaatacttaaatttttttataatcaatcTGTCTAAATCAGAgattttttaatctatttttgccattaaaaatatgaaaatatatttattaccctttttaaattattaaactaCACTGTAATccttgaattttaatataattaatgaattaatctctgtatttttaaaatcgaacactTAAATCCCTATAATTAGTCTATCTAAACTCCAATCATCCCATTTCTTGAAATTAAAATCaagaaaatgtttttattatctccttttaaatttaaaatgttaaggAGTTagaatttcattcattttcccTCATCTATAATTAgtctttattttcatttaaaagaacATTAAGTTTCCATTAACTTTTGTTCCTTTTATctcattcaattaatttttaacactttttatCTTTCGATTTTCATTCATTAAACTACTTAAGtacttaataattttaaaattttcagaaaatatttacaattttgataatttttaagtggtatcaaataattttaagtaagttGTAAACTTTTACGAGAAATATAAGTTTGATCGcccattaattttgaattaatgtcTGTAATGAATAGAAAACATTGTAATTTTAGACTTATCGAATATAGACAGATTtaagagtttaattttaaaaatataaaaaattgatcCGTTAATTATACCAAAATTCAGAGACTAAAGTGTAGTTCAtgcaatataaaatattttacctACATTGATAATGATTTAAGTGTTTACGAgggtattttagatatttaaaatatttattctctttttaaCCGGTTGACTAACCGAATTATAGATGGAAGGATCTCCAATTTCAATGGATTGATTATAGAGAGATTTAagtattcgattttaaaaatatatgaactaatctattaattacgccaaaattcaagaattaaaatataatttatccaatcaattaatgaattttttatatcacAATAATAGTTATAgtaatttctctttttatttaaataaaaaataaaaaatattaatgtcttaatttttctttattttcgaGTTAAATTGAGTAAAAATTGAAACTCTAGactactttaaaataaaaatgggcAAACTGAAACTCCTGAAACATTCATTTTAAAGTGGGTATGAAATTGAATGTAGGATCATGGCTACACTGTGGATATCATTTGACAACATCAATAGTTGGTCCTGTGATATTTAGTCTTCCCTTTGCACTGAGCTTGTTAGGATGGGGCCCTGGAATTCTATGCATAACTCTTGCAGCTTTGGTGACTTTTTATTCCTACAATCTCTTGTCTGTGGTTCTGGAGCATCATGCACAACTCGGCAACCGTCAGCTTCGATTCCGAGACATGGCCGCTGACATTCTAGGTTCTTATTATATATTCCCTCcaatgaaaaatttataattatttaattcaatcgaattttttaataatttttttattaaaaattaaaaaatttaatttttttaatttgaaaattttttgtttttgaaaaaaattaaaatcttcctGAACTCTTTATTTACAAAATGAATTAGTGAGAATCTTACttctttctcccattttcaaaAAGTTAAATTTCTTTGTTTTATGATTTAGCTACAAATCAAGAagcgctttttttttttttatctttgtaaaattgaagcttttgaactaatttatataaaaagttaaaGATGGGCTGAATAGAAATTCAACATTAATCCATAGAAACATTAGTAAAAAATCTGCTTGAAATGTGGAATATGCATGGCAGGACAAGGATGGGGCAAGTATTTTGTGGGTCCACTACAATTTGCAATATGCTATGGTGCTGTCATTGCCTCCACTCTTCTTGGAGGACAAAGCCTTAAGGTTCTTCACTATTTATCTCATCATTTCTCTTTCTTgtctcagatttttttttttttgtttaaatttaattaaaacccACTGTTACTAATTGATTATACTTAATTTTCAGTTCATTTATATTGTGTACAACCCTAATGGAGAAATGAAGCTGTATCAGTTTATAACTATTTTTGGAGCAGCAACATTAGTTTTGGCTCAAATGCCATCCTTTCACTCACTAAGGCATATTAATCTTGTCTCTTTGATCCTCTGCCTTGCTTATAGTGCTCTTGTCACTGCTGGTTCCATACATATAGGTAGGGGTTTATCTAAATCATCTGTTCTTTCAAATTTATTGGTTTGATTAATTTGGATTTCCGCTGGACAGATCCAGACACTTTAAAGCTCGAACTTGAATTCTCTAATTAAAAGAGAAGGAACATGTGTCATCCCATCTTACCTATTAGAGATTAATTGATacgtatatatttataattttcttgcAGGAAATTCTGAAAATGCACCTGATAAGGATTactccataaatggatctcaaGGAAATAGAGCTCTTGGTGCTTTTAATGCTATTTCAATCATCTCTACAACATATGGATGTGGAATTATCCCTGAAATACAGGttcttgtttatttattttctttaaaaaaattgttggAAAGCCTATGAAGGTTGATTCTGTTGGTAAACTCAATAATCACTGATAATTTGAAGCTTACCAAATTAGGGTTTGCAGGATTAGAGTTTTGTAGGTATCCAAACCAACTGAATGGTATATATTTTGTTGTTTTGCAGGCAACATTAGCAACTCCTGTGAAGGGGAAAATGTTGAAGGGATTATGCATATGTTATTCAGTGATAGTGACCACATTTTTCAGTGTTGCAATCTCTGGTTATTGGGCTTTTGGGAATGAGGCTAAGGGGATAATTCTCACCAATTTTGCTGGTGATGATGGCAACCCATTGTTGCCTTCTTGGTTTTTCTTGATAACCAATATTTTCACTCTCTTGCAACTCATTGCTATAAATGTGGTaagtcttttctcttcttccTACTTCATTCTTCAATTGACTTAGACAAAAtttgtaattttc
This window harbors:
- the LOC110608052 gene encoding GABA transporter 1, whose amino-acid sequence is METVAPNSINISLSDKETGLVDSDPAKLDAGALFVLKSKGSWLHCGYHLTTSIVGPVIFSLPFALSLLGWGPGILCITLAALVTFYSYNLLSVVLEHHAQLGNRQLRFRDMAADILGQGWGKYFVGPLQFAICYGAVIASTLLGGQSLKFIYIVYNPNGEMKLYQFITIFGAATLVLAQMPSFHSLRHINLVSLILCLAYSALVTAGSIHIGNSENAPDKDYSINGSQGNRALGAFNAISIISTTYGCGIIPEIQATLATPVKGKMLKGLCICYSVIVTTFFSVAISGYWAFGNEAKGIILTNFAGDDGNPLLPSWFFLITNIFTLLQLIAINVIYLQPTNELFEKWFANTKMDQFSIRNVVPRLIFRSLSVIIATFLAAMLPFFGDILALFGAFGIIPLDFILPMLFYNVTFKPSKQSLIFCINTSIATVSSILVAIGGVASVRQIVLDAKTYSLFANM